The proteins below come from a single uncultured delta proteobacterium genomic window:
- a CDS encoding conserved hypothetical protein (Evidence 4 : Homologs of previously reported genes of unknown function) codes for METFAPRGNIYGPILPQFVLEKPITFGAKIMYALLCNYASEKDHCWPSQATLAARLSCSVSSVKNYLAELVKAKLIDVRREQYRSSVYYMLNPGELRGQEAKVAGQQPEVACPEPKSDYLNNLNKQFQEKNPPLPPTEPEAPKASPASEPPAAGGVSVSLSDFENAWELYPKKDAKGFARVAWLKLQRSGQLPPLDEVRAAIQRFSVSESWQREQGRFVPQMGNWLRGQRWLDPLSPAEETAERERQRREELSRSLQAQQEREKRLQEQRSAERARLRPHFDALAAKFADPLNDAQVAMAFGTWLHLHPQGLAPLASDVPANNCQGIMDFMNAFKRKREEAQYRARHAQQPDRFDARTASLKPCDKILRNIPLFSQLFSGTEQLRQAV; via the coding sequence ATGGAGACATTCGCACCAAGAGGAAACATTTACGGGCCGATTCTGCCTCAGTTTGTTTTGGAAAAGCCCATCACGTTTGGAGCAAAAATTATGTACGCGCTGCTTTGCAATTACGCTTCGGAAAAAGACCACTGCTGGCCGTCACAAGCTACGCTTGCTGCGCGGCTTTCATGCAGCGTGAGCAGCGTCAAAAACTACCTGGCGGAACTGGTCAAGGCCAAGCTGATCGATGTCCGGCGGGAACAGTACCGCTCATCCGTATATTATATGCTCAATCCCGGTGAGCTGCGCGGGCAGGAGGCAAAAGTTGCTGGCCAACAGCCAGAAGTTGCCTGCCCGGAGCCAAAATCTGACTACTTAAATAATCTTAACAAGCAATTTCAAGAAAAGAATCCCCCCTTACCCCCCACGGAGCCGGAAGCGCCCAAAGCCTCTCCCGCTTCTGAACCGCCTGCGGCGGGGGGTGTGTCTGTTTCTCTCTCTGATTTTGAAAATGCATGGGAACTATACCCCAAAAAAGACGCCAAAGGCTTTGCGCGTGTCGCATGGCTCAAGCTTCAGCGTAGCGGGCAACTCCCTCCCTTGGACGAAGTTCGGGCCGCTATTCAGCGCTTTTCGGTTTCTGAAAGTTGGCAACGCGAACAAGGCCGCTTTGTGCCGCAGATGGGCAACTGGCTTCGCGGGCAACGCTGGCTCGACCCGCTTTCTCCCGCCGAAGAAACCGCAGAGCGGGAAAGGCAGCGTCGTGAAGAATTAAGCCGGTCGCTCCAAGCACAGCAAGAACGGGAAAAGCGCCTTCAAGAGCAGCGAAGCGCGGAAAGAGCGCGTTTGAGGCCGCACTTTGACGCTCTCGCGGCGAAGTTTGCGGACCCCCTGAACGATGCCCAGGTTGCAATGGCCTTTGGCACCTGGCTCCATTTGCACCCCCAAGGACTCGCGCCATTGGCCTCCGATGTTCCAGCGAACAACTGCCAGGGAATCATGGATTTTATGAACGCTTTCAAGCGGAAACGCGAGGAAGCGCAATATCGGGCCAGACACGCGCAACAGCCCGACCGATTTGACGCCCGCACCGCCAGTTTGAAGCCCTGTGACAAAATTTTGCGGAACATCCCCCTCTTTTCTCAACTTTTTTCAGGAACGGAACAACTGCGGCAGGCCGTGTAA
- a CDS encoding conserved hypothetical protein (Evidence 4 : Homologs of previously reported genes of unknown function), translating into MNFFHKKTKETPPVNTQPQGSPETAKVEGVNEVHASSPSTEAVFGGLGWYRTQFRRAMKLALGLVVTQGISIAVIALLLMNQPGPRYFAATPDLRLAPLVPLDQPVLTQEGLLTWASDTITGAMSLNFLEWREKLESIRSSFDDDAFKSFLASLQSSGILDMIREKRLSASAVTTRAPVIAASGLVGGTATWRIEFPLIVSYESSQGVESTQRLVATVLVRRASTVKTPRGVVIQQVVLKRDS; encoded by the coding sequence ATGAACTTTTTTCATAAAAAAACCAAAGAGACTCCTCCTGTAAACACTCAACCGCAAGGTTCCCCGGAAACGGCGAAGGTTGAAGGCGTGAATGAAGTTCATGCCTCTTCACCGTCAACCGAAGCCGTTTTCGGGGGACTTGGCTGGTACAGAACGCAATTCAGGCGGGCCATGAAACTGGCTTTGGGCCTGGTCGTTACACAGGGCATCAGTATTGCGGTTATTGCGCTGCTGCTCATGAACCAGCCGGGGCCGCGCTATTTCGCGGCTACTCCGGATTTGCGCCTTGCTCCCCTCGTTCCCCTGGACCAGCCCGTTTTGACACAAGAAGGGCTGCTCACCTGGGCCTCTGACACTATTACCGGCGCGATGTCTCTCAATTTCCTTGAATGGCGGGAAAAACTTGAATCAATTCGGTCGAGTTTTGACGATGACGCCTTCAAGTCTTTTCTCGCTTCGCTCCAAAGCTCCGGCATTTTGGACATGATTCGGGAAAAGCGGCTCTCCGCGTCCGCTGTTACCACCCGCGCCCCGGTTATTGCCGCCTCCGGTCTGGTGGGTGGCACGGCCACCTGGCGCATCGAATTTCCCCTGATTGTTTCTTACGAGTCCAGCCAGGGAGTTGAAAGCACCCAACGTCTTGTGGCCACGGTTCTGGTCCGCCGCGCTTCCACGGTGAAAACACCGCGAGGCGTGGTCATTCAACAGGTCGTTTTGAAAAGGGATTCGTGA
- a CDS encoding conserved membrane hypothetical protein (Evidence 4 : Homologs of previously reported genes of unknown function) yields the protein MNITNLLTSVSPARWTAFFLGAAVIWLLQPEISHAAVAFGEMGQNVAENAKGVAKGITMGGYAAGAGMGVWGCVEMYKAGKHQGQSTYAGGITKVVIGALALGLGEFLGSGSATLFGSDQTSGLGDLGL from the coding sequence ATGAACATTACCAACCTTTTGACCTCTGTTTCTCCCGCCAGGTGGACGGCGTTTTTCCTGGGAGCCGCCGTTATCTGGCTGCTTCAGCCGGAAATCTCCCATGCCGCTGTCGCCTTTGGGGAAATGGGGCAGAACGTGGCCGAAAACGCCAAGGGGGTCGCCAAGGGCATCACGATGGGCGGCTATGCGGCAGGCGCGGGCATGGGCGTTTGGGGCTGTGTCGAGATGTACAAAGCCGGGAAACACCAGGGCCAGAGCACTTATGCCGGTGGCATCACCAAAGTGGTGATCGGCGCTCTGGCGCTCGGCCTGGGTGAATTTCTCGGTTCCGGCTCGGCCACACTGTTCGGTTCGGACCAGACTTCCGGTTTGGGCGATCTCGGTCTGTAA
- a CDS encoding Phage integrase family protein yields MATFTSKKKGSPKRWKGQVWFQGKMAAVKWFGSNKADERNAIAWEVTTRKELEEAAAAAPEEVTLLASKPQGVTVLEWGTAYLEECQRRNTLATFKEKRDGFRRFIRYLEQTKGLSPDDSVESFDRKKARKYLAWQHDQRGPNCSNKDRKVLTTAWKWGAAYLDHFPLDMPDPFLACQRYAEIRVPRYIPPEEDFWKVYEAAPEREKAMLTCFLNLAARKGELLKLTWQDVDFERGTVVLTTRKTRTGTVKRDEMPMNEEVRATMLWLWQYRQGKGNHVFTCPVEPYIGRPYKTAAHVMKRLCAKAKVKPFGFHAIRHLAATILAQEGKSLFAIQHALRHEKQTTTDRYLHSLGAFSEVSDALSALASRGPANRHILFPAPSSPLSKKEAFADKKEEKQGGEAKAVVVRRKQGRTSEKLIATGTE; encoded by the coding sequence ATGGCAACCTTCACGAGCAAGAAAAAAGGCTCCCCCAAGCGTTGGAAAGGGCAAGTCTGGTTTCAGGGCAAGATGGCAGCAGTAAAATGGTTCGGCAGCAACAAGGCCGACGAAAGAAATGCCATAGCCTGGGAAGTGACCACCAGAAAGGAACTGGAGGAAGCAGCAGCGGCTGCACCCGAAGAAGTGACCCTTTTGGCCTCCAAGCCCCAAGGAGTGACGGTTCTTGAATGGGGAACGGCCTACCTTGAGGAATGTCAGCGGCGCAATACTCTGGCAACCTTCAAAGAGAAGCGTGACGGCTTTCGGCGGTTCATCCGCTACCTTGAACAGACCAAGGGACTGTCGCCAGATGATTCAGTTGAATCCTTCGACAGAAAAAAGGCCCGCAAGTACCTTGCCTGGCAGCATGACCAACGCGGCCCGAACTGCTCCAACAAAGATCGTAAAGTCCTGACCACCGCCTGGAAGTGGGGCGCAGCCTACCTCGACCATTTTCCGCTGGATATGCCGGATCCTTTTCTGGCCTGCCAGCGGTATGCGGAAATCCGTGTTCCCCGGTACATTCCGCCGGAAGAGGATTTCTGGAAGGTCTATGAGGCGGCCCCGGAACGTGAGAAGGCCATGCTGACCTGCTTTCTCAACCTTGCAGCCCGTAAGGGCGAACTTCTCAAGTTGACCTGGCAGGATGTGGACTTTGAGCGTGGCACAGTGGTGCTGACCACACGCAAAACCCGCACAGGGACGGTAAAACGTGACGAAATGCCCATGAATGAAGAAGTGCGGGCCACCATGCTCTGGCTGTGGCAATACCGCCAAGGCAAGGGGAACCATGTGTTCACCTGCCCGGTGGAGCCGTATATCGGGCGACCGTATAAAACGGCAGCCCACGTAATGAAAAGGCTTTGCGCCAAGGCCAAGGTGAAACCATTCGGGTTTCACGCCATCCGGCATCTGGCCGCCACCATCTTGGCACAGGAGGGCAAAAGCCTCTTTGCCATCCAGCACGCCCTGCGCCACGAAAAGCAGACAACCACGGACAGATACCTGCACAGCCTTGGAGCATTCTCGGAAGTTTCGGATGCTCTGAGCGCACTGGCAAGCCGTGGTCCTGCAAATCGTCACATCCTCTTTCCTGCTCCTTCTTCGCCTTTATCAAAAAAGGAAGCCTTTGCAGACAAAAAGGAAGAGAAGCAGGGGGGAGAGGCAAAGGCAGTTGTGGTTCGCCGCAAGCAAGGGCGAACTTCCGAAAAACTTATCGCAACAGGTACGGAGTAG
- a CDS encoding conserved hypothetical protein (Evidence 4 : Homologs of previously reported genes of unknown function): MLDKFVNGIERGIRSLSEAFAGPVHSYCRLETVDNGILVADDGSLLSLLRLEGSLRHVGVEEYETIVSGLTEKLQSTLSKPGHLIQVVFEYDPESSARRVDELLQPSRLTAQNLGLSIGPLLENWGDALKRYCSLETCWLVLWTRPAVLPDSLKKAALKERTVSMNKVPTIPGCQQVSRAVAALHDAHNGFLTGVQDAFKQVDLMVYPLNAHDALRDIRTSIDPEFTSRNWQPLVPGDPLPVRMPDPDTGKADELHNILYPDFKGQLWPREGQIVSRSAIRIGDRIYGPLIMTLMPQTPKPFQDFFRVLARRDERLPYRISFLLEDGGLNMGLKPLLSSVLAFSSSDNKRFNAAVDGLKALDLAGVCCVKYRICLCTWACIREGSEQDAHLLLRRRVAELSKAVQGWGTTDVSEAVGDPLLGFTASLPGMMPSSPAPVTAAPLQDAIGMLPLRSASPWTEGSLLLRTQDGKIIPFAPNSSEQASWIDVGVAPMGGGKSVFLNALNFAFVTQAGLSRLPWLSIVDVGPSSSGLITLLKENLPEGRKHLAAYHRLRMTPDYSINPFDLPLGNRRPLPSHKSFLSNFLTLLATPPDSDAPAENVPGIIGRAIDLAYLELSDEKGGKPRLYQPNVLPELHQLVVNEGIPLDASTSWWEIVDALFDRGFIHEALQAQRFAVPLLGDVVSQLRQNKGIENTYEQHTIMTVWRSFLDAIEAYVILKEPTQFDLGDAQVVSLDLDEVAPRGGPTADRQSAVMYMLARHVLGARFFLMPDDVKLMPEKYQPYHAERVEAIREDPKRFCYDEAHRVTKNTSVAGQLQADMTTMARESRKWLLSMGLYTQDIDDVPPILTELATTILVLGAGTERSIKNLADRFALNGACQYALARLGKPGRAGANLVAVFQTGSGRSQLVLTLTIGGQPLWAFSTTAEDVAIRNNLYKRLGPSEALRRLATRFPGGSAKAEVERRRRMVTDQTAADDALVNVIHEIANEIAQKTERTS; this comes from the coding sequence ATGCTGGATAAGTTCGTAAACGGTATTGAACGCGGCATACGCTCCTTGTCCGAAGCCTTTGCCGGGCCGGTTCACAGCTATTGCAGGCTGGAAACCGTTGATAACGGCATTTTGGTGGCTGATGATGGTAGCCTTTTGAGCCTCCTGCGGCTGGAAGGTTCTCTCAGGCATGTAGGAGTTGAAGAATATGAAACCATAGTCAGCGGCCTGACCGAAAAGCTGCAATCCACGCTTTCAAAGCCCGGTCATCTGATTCAGGTCGTTTTTGAGTACGACCCGGAAAGCAGCGCAAGGCGCGTTGACGAGCTGCTCCAGCCCTCGCGCCTGACAGCGCAAAATCTCGGACTGAGTATCGGTCCCTTGCTGGAAAATTGGGGTGATGCCCTGAAACGCTATTGCTCCCTGGAAACATGCTGGCTGGTGCTTTGGACCCGCCCCGCTGTGTTGCCCGATTCGCTCAAGAAGGCGGCGCTGAAAGAACGCACCGTATCCATGAACAAGGTGCCGACCATTCCGGGCTGCCAACAGGTTTCCCGCGCTGTAGCCGCGCTGCATGACGCGCATAACGGCTTTCTGACCGGCGTTCAGGATGCGTTTAAACAAGTCGATCTGATGGTGTACCCGCTTAACGCGCATGATGCGCTGCGGGATATCCGGACCAGCATTGATCCGGAATTTACCAGCCGGAACTGGCAACCGCTTGTTCCCGGCGACCCGCTGCCGGTTCGGATGCCCGACCCGGATACCGGCAAGGCCGACGAGTTGCACAATATTCTGTATCCGGATTTCAAGGGCCAGCTCTGGCCGCGTGAGGGGCAGATAGTTTCCAGAAGCGCAATCCGGATTGGCGACCGGATTTACGGGCCGCTGATCATGACGCTGATGCCGCAGACGCCCAAACCTTTTCAGGATTTTTTCCGGGTGCTGGCGCGGCGTGATGAACGCTTGCCGTACCGCATTTCCTTTCTTTTGGAGGACGGCGGGCTGAACATGGGCCTCAAACCCTTGTTGTCCTCTGTGCTGGCGTTCTCCAGTTCGGACAACAAGCGTTTCAATGCAGCGGTTGATGGCCTGAAAGCCTTGGATTTGGCAGGCGTCTGTTGCGTCAAATACAGAATTTGCCTCTGCACCTGGGCCTGCATCAGGGAAGGCTCGGAACAGGATGCGCATTTGCTGCTCAGGCGGCGAGTGGCGGAGCTTTCCAAGGCAGTCCAGGGCTGGGGAACGACTGACGTTTCCGAAGCCGTGGGCGATCCGCTGCTTGGATTCACGGCCAGTTTGCCCGGCATGATGCCGTCCAGCCCGGCTCCGGTGACTGCCGCGCCCTTGCAGGACGCCATAGGCATGTTGCCGCTGCGCTCGGCTTCGCCCTGGACAGAGGGGAGCCTGCTGCTCCGTACTCAGGACGGAAAAATTATTCCATTCGCGCCCAACTCATCGGAACAGGCGTCATGGATAGATGTGGGCGTTGCGCCGATGGGTGGCGGCAAATCCGTTTTTCTGAATGCGCTCAACTTTGCCTTTGTGACGCAGGCCGGACTCTCCCGCCTGCCCTGGCTGTCCATTGTGGACGTAGGACCGTCCAGTTCCGGGTTGATTACCTTGCTCAAGGAAAATCTGCCGGAAGGGAGAAAACACCTGGCGGCATACCACCGGCTCCGTATGACGCCGGATTATTCTATAAATCCCTTCGATTTACCGCTCGGCAACCGGAGGCCTCTGCCTTCGCACAAGTCATTTTTGAGCAATTTCCTTACTCTGCTGGCAACCCCGCCGGACTCTGACGCACCGGCTGAAAACGTACCGGGCATCATCGGGCGGGCCATAGACCTCGCCTATCTTGAACTGTCCGATGAAAAAGGCGGCAAACCCCGGTTGTACCAGCCGAACGTATTGCCGGAACTGCACCAACTCGTCGTCAATGAGGGCATTCCTCTGGATGCCTCTACGAGCTGGTGGGAAATTGTCGATGCGCTCTTCGACCGTGGATTCATCCACGAGGCTTTACAGGCACAGCGCTTTGCCGTTCCGCTGCTTGGCGATGTGGTGTCTCAGTTGCGGCAGAACAAGGGCATTGAAAACACCTACGAACAGCACACGATAATGACGGTCTGGCGGTCCTTTCTCGATGCCATTGAAGCCTACGTCATTCTGAAAGAACCCACACAATTCGATTTGGGTGATGCCCAGGTTGTCAGTCTCGACCTTGACGAAGTGGCTCCGCGTGGCGGTCCCACGGCGGACAGGCAATCTGCCGTCATGTACATGCTGGCGCGACACGTTTTGGGGGCGCGATTCTTCCTTATGCCCGACGATGTGAAGCTGATGCCGGAAAAGTACCAGCCCTATCATGCGGAGCGGGTTGAAGCCATCCGCGAAGACCCGAAACGCTTTTGTTACGACGAGGCCCACCGCGTTACCAAAAACACCTCTGTCGCGGGCCAGCTTCAGGCAGACATGACCACTATGGCGCGAGAGTCGCGCAAGTGGCTGTTATCTATGGGGCTGTATACCCAGGACATAGACGACGTTCCCCCGATTCTTACGGAACTTGCCACTACGATTCTCGTTCTCGGAGCGGGAACGGAGCGAAGCATCAAAAATCTGGCTGACCGTTTCGCTCTGAACGGCGCGTGTCAATACGCGCTCGCCCGCCTCGGCAAACCAGGCCGGGCCGGGGCAAACCTGGTGGCCGTATTTCAAACGGGTTCAGGCCGGTCGCAACTCGTACTCACCCTGACCATCGGCGGGCAACCGCTGTGGGCATTTTCCACAACTGCGGAAGACGTTGCCATTCGCAACAATCTTTACAAGCGCCTGGGGCCGTCCGAGGCCCTGCGGCGGCTTGCTACCCGATTTCCGGGTGGCTCCGCAAAGGCGGAAGTGGAGCGCCGCAGACGGATGGTGACGGATCAGACCGCCGCTGACGATGCGCTGGTCAACGTCATTCACGAAATTGCCAATGAAATAGCCCAAAAAACTGAGAGGACATCATGA
- a CDS encoding conserved membrane hypothetical protein (Evidence 4 : Homologs of previously reported genes of unknown function) — translation MENYVANVIPHLQQWWPVFVRLAYLIGVAFAVVSLAQAVSQKQRFNRSLAVWSFFCAVLLLNLPTLMDSLSMTVFNQTSEQSLSYSPPSSPGSVYIQFAVYAIATVGVIGIARGVCLMRDTPNQAMNFSRGIVHLFGGIIAVNLVTFLRGIGATIGGDVQTYIAKIIG, via the coding sequence ATGGAAAACTACGTTGCCAATGTCATTCCGCATCTCCAGCAATGGTGGCCTGTATTTGTTCGCCTGGCGTATCTGATCGGCGTTGCCTTTGCCGTTGTCTCTTTGGCGCAGGCCGTAAGCCAGAAACAACGATTCAACCGCTCTCTGGCGGTCTGGTCCTTTTTCTGCGCCGTCCTGCTGCTGAACCTGCCCACGCTCATGGATTCGTTGTCCATGACCGTCTTCAATCAGACCTCCGAACAATCTTTGAGTTACAGCCCGCCGTCCTCTCCCGGCTCCGTCTACATCCAGTTCGCCGTGTACGCCATAGCGACCGTGGGAGTCATCGGGATAGCGCGGGGGGTGTGTCTCATGCGCGATACGCCCAACCAGGCCATGAATTTCAGCCGGGGCATCGTGCATCTGTTTGGAGGAATTATCGCCGTAAACCTCGTCACCTTCCTGCGCGGCATCGGAGCCACGATAGGCGGGGACGTGCAAACGTACATAGCCAAAATCATTGGCTGA
- a CDS encoding conserved exported hypothetical protein (Evidence 4 : Homologs of previously reported genes of unknown function): MRNNRGNIVKRLCLCCLLAAMAVLSVAGSSWAEEAQKQPPTLAEAAPPAASGQQGVVLGQHTGVVTPQETAKQPAAAEATVQRQQPPSVASNPEAGKAREAQALFEESLRQMMPLNEGQIQEYRERSDQRERALLPVSPALNSRTVRVALEPGGAPVKVFTTANIATSLVFHDSTGQPWPVTSVTNGGPNYFQVLRPDLPDGNLLNVMPTQGYGTSTIVVTLEKRDIPLVIRLESDSVRSPKRKADALVLFQLAHYGPKASVPIIENIKETADSAMLAFLDRVPPQEAARVRMEPAQEKVNVWKYNGKHYIRTSHTMMWPAWTAVVNGAGNVKCYEAPVTARVMFSVNGRIQTIILKDSPK; this comes from the coding sequence ATGCGTAACAATAGGGGTAATATCGTGAAACGCTTGTGTTTATGCTGCTTGTTGGCGGCAATGGCTGTTTTGTCCGTGGCCGGTTCCTCCTGGGCCGAAGAAGCTCAAAAACAGCCGCCGACTCTCGCAGAGGCCGCGCCTCCCGCTGCATCCGGGCAACAGGGCGTTGTCCTTGGACAGCACACTGGTGTTGTGACGCCGCAGGAAACGGCAAAACAACCCGCTGCTGCCGAAGCAACAGTACAACGGCAACAGCCGCCGTCAGTCGCGTCAAATCCGGAGGCGGGAAAAGCGCGGGAAGCGCAAGCTCTCTTTGAGGAAAGTCTGCGCCAGATGATGCCGCTCAATGAGGGGCAAATTCAGGAATATCGGGAGCGCTCGGATCAGCGTGAACGCGCCCTGCTGCCGGTATCCCCCGCGCTGAACTCGCGCACGGTGCGCGTCGCCCTTGAACCTGGCGGCGCTCCGGTCAAGGTATTCACGACCGCCAATATCGCAACCTCCCTTGTCTTTCACGACTCCACCGGACAGCCGTGGCCGGTAACTTCCGTTACCAACGGCGGGCCGAACTACTTTCAGGTTCTTCGTCCCGACTTACCGGACGGCAATCTGCTCAACGTCATGCCGACACAGGGCTATGGCACGTCAACCATCGTTGTCACCCTTGAAAAAAGGGACATTCCTCTGGTTATCCGGCTGGAGTCCGATTCCGTGCGCTCTCCCAAACGCAAAGCTGACGCCCTGGTGCTGTTCCAGCTTGCCCATTACGGCCCCAAGGCCAGCGTTCCCATTATCGAAAACATCAAGGAAACGGCGGATTCCGCAATGCTGGCCTTTCTGGATCGAGTGCCGCCGCAAGAGGCCGCGAGGGTCCGCATGGAGCCTGCCCAAGAGAAAGTGAACGTCTGGAAATACAACGGCAAGCACTACATCCGGACCAGCCACACCATGATGTGGCCTGCCTGGACTGCCGTGGTCAACGGCGCTGGCAACGTCAAATGTTACGAAGCGCCGGTTACGGCGCGGGTGATGTTCTCCGTCAACGGCAGGATTCAGACCATTATCCTGAAAGATTCCCCCAAATAA
- a CDS encoding hypothetical protein (Evidence 5 : No homology to any previously reported sequences), with the protein MDKLPQSPGLSFPRACYENECGNNIDLICGSFIYSHMIFPRPTEHGHRIRYQALSIKTALKELEQQSPKAYLEIMQAIIEDTFGSHSTYCDVLTQASFPNKGDGSLQSRAWQGGLTGQILLGILQTEKTLDAVAETLHQTLLKMPLEDRREFSCPSADNLIKNYWSPFKPVAHLWMAMLSFTLPDKADGIVRIDKAIKNETLKGCRNGWKGIVDYAESIFHEAVGIQRKQTHKKLLDPEKSFRLNLI; encoded by the coding sequence ATGGATAAGCTGCCACAAAGTCCTGGTCTGTCATTTCCAAGGGCCTGCTACGAAAATGAGTGTGGAAACAACATCGACCTCATCTGCGGTTCTTTCATCTATAGCCACATGATCTTTCCTCGACCAACCGAGCATGGACACAGGATACGCTATCAGGCACTGTCCATAAAAACGGCGCTCAAGGAGCTGGAGCAGCAGAGTCCAAAAGCGTATTTGGAAATCATGCAGGCTATTATTGAAGATACTTTTGGCAGCCATTCCACATATTGCGATGTACTTACGCAGGCATCTTTTCCCAATAAGGGCGATGGCTCATTGCAATCACGTGCATGGCAAGGGGGGTTGACCGGGCAGATACTTTTGGGAATTTTGCAAACAGAAAAAACTCTGGATGCAGTGGCGGAAACACTACATCAAACACTTTTGAAGATGCCCCTTGAAGACCGCAGGGAATTTTCCTGCCCTTCAGCCGACAATCTTATCAAAAATTACTGGTCGCCCTTCAAGCCCGTGGCCCATTTATGGATGGCAATGCTATCTTTTACACTTCCTGATAAAGCTGATGGCATTGTGAGGATTGATAAGGCCATCAAAAACGAAACACTGAAAGGATGCCGCAATGGATGGAAAGGCATCGTAGACTATGCTGAAAGCATTTTTCACGAGGCTGTTGGCATACAGCGCAAGCAGACACATAAAAAACTTCTTGACCCGGAAAAATCTTTTCGCCTGAATCTCATATAA
- a CDS encoding conserved exported hypothetical protein (Evidence 4 : Homologs of previously reported genes of unknown function): MSDITSTEKKRRFIMFCTLGVSLAAVIVFASFTLFAPEKPSATAKLVATRSEAVSGQAGGAGSDEYNKKLESHDAQRANVALQAGDSFVPTPVGQKSPVVGKKPDTPPPPPAVAPVRTAPVQTPRTDNAMLKRMMEDLAALDTRLAAASVGTGQIVWLRDFSADARGTIPVEKAVALSQTPADLPSLAIKPGDLLYAVVDTGVNSDVPSAVMATIASGKYRNTRLLGGFQRHEERLVLAFTRAILPTGESVQLEAYAVDPATTEASVASRVDTHFFSRWGGLVASAFLEGLGSAKRYSGSQSTIYGANNGDTTDQMVWNTYSVADQAWIAAGKVGEKAGKIFERNFERPPTVFLESGTPVGILVLNVKENR; the protein is encoded by the coding sequence ATGAGCGACATTACAAGCACGGAAAAAAAGCGGCGTTTCATCATGTTTTGCACACTCGGCGTGAGTTTAGCCGCAGTCATAGTTTTTGCCTCGTTCACTCTGTTTGCTCCGGAAAAGCCGTCTGCCACGGCGAAGCTGGTTGCAACCAGGTCGGAAGCCGTCAGCGGTCAGGCCGGTGGTGCGGGGTCGGACGAATACAACAAAAAGCTGGAAAGTCACGATGCACAGCGGGCAAATGTCGCGCTACAGGCGGGTGACAGCTTTGTACCTACTCCGGTCGGGCAGAAATCGCCTGTTGTCGGGAAAAAACCAGACACGCCCCCGCCGCCGCCTGCGGTCGCTCCGGTGCGTACCGCGCCGGTACAGACTCCCCGGACTGACAACGCCATGCTCAAACGCATGATGGAAGATTTGGCCGCACTGGATACCAGGCTGGCAGCGGCATCCGTGGGTACGGGCCAGATTGTCTGGCTGCGGGATTTCTCCGCTGATGCGCGTGGGACGATTCCGGTTGAAAAGGCTGTGGCCCTGTCTCAAACGCCTGCGGACTTGCCCAGTTTGGCAATAAAGCCTGGGGATTTGCTCTATGCCGTGGTGGATACCGGCGTAAATTCCGATGTTCCGTCCGCTGTCATGGCGACAATCGCCTCCGGAAAATACCGCAATACCCGTTTGCTTGGCGGTTTTCAGCGCCATGAGGAACGGCTTGTGCTGGCATTTACCAGAGCCATATTGCCGACCGGCGAATCCGTCCAGCTTGAGGCGTATGCAGTGGACCCGGCCACGACTGAGGCATCGGTGGCCAGCCGGGTGGATACGCACTTTTTCAGCCGGTGGGGCGGGCTGGTTGCCTCCGCATTTTTGGAAGGCTTGGGCAGCGCCAAACGCTACAGCGGTTCGCAAAGCACCATTTATGGCGCGAATAACGGCGACACCACCGACCAGATGGTTTGGAACACCTACAGCGTTGCGGACCAGGCGTGGATTGCAGCCGGGAAAGTGGGAGAAAAAGCTGGAAAAATCTTTGAGCGGAACTTTGAACGCCCACCGACCGTGTTTCTTGAAAGCGGTACGCCCGTAGGCATTCTTGTTCTCAACGTTAAAGAGAACAGGTGA